The Sorangiineae bacterium MSr11954 DNA segment CGAAGACGCAGGCGAGGATCTGCACCGCTTGCCGCGCCTGATCGCGCGCCCACGCGGCCACCTCCTGCGACGAGCGAAAGTGATCCTCGCGGATGCGCGCGGCGTGCGCGACCGCGTGACGGAGGAGCGGATTGACGTCCTCGTGGTAGCGGACGCGCGCAGCGCCGTCGTCATCGAGCGCGCGCGGGGCTCTGCGTGCCGACGCGCTCTCGACCAAGGTGTCGCCGGCCGCGTGGTACGCCTCCACGTCGCGGCGGAGGGCGGCGGCCCGTTCGCGCTCCCGGGGCGCGTCGAGCAAGGCGCTGACCCGGGCGAGCGAGCGGGCGACGGCCAGGCGCCGGGCTTCGAGCTCGCGCCGGCCGCGTTGGGCATCGCCCAAGGTCAAAAGGAGCGCGTCGTCCTCGCGTTCGAGATCGCTGGCGAGCGTGCCGGTGGCTGCCGTGGTCTCCTCGCTGTCGCGCACCGTCGCGTCGACGACTTCGCTCACCCGCCGGAAGGCCGCCGCGCTCCACGCGCAGGGCCCTGCCGAGGTGGCGACCAAGAGCAGCCCCGCGACGAGAAAGCGGCTGCGAAGCCCCAGCGCCTTCATGTCAGGCCGTAGCGCTTTCGCTTCCTCTGCAAGGTGGTGCTGTCGATGCCGAGGATCTTGGCCGACGCCTCCAAGGTCGGCGCGCGCGCGATCACGCGGGCGATGTGCTCGCGCTCCAGCGCCTCGAGGCTGACGTCGGCGCCCAGCGCCACCTCCCCTGCCCCGCCGCCGCCGCGCGCGCCCGGCTCGTTCGGATCGGCGGCCTCGGGGATGCCGAGATCCTCCGGCTCGATGCGCGGACCTGGCGAGAGGATCACCGCGCGCTCCACCGCGTTTCGAAGCTCGCGCAGGTTGCCGGGCCAGGGGTGGGCGGCGATGGCGCGCTCCGAGGCCTCGGAGATCGCGAGCTCGGGGCGGTGCTGCCGCAGCTTGGCGCGCTCGAGGTAGTATTTCACGAGGCCGGGCACGTCCTCGCGGCGCTCGCGCACGGGCGGCAGGGTAAGGGTCACGACATTGAGGCGAAAGAGCAGGTCCTCGCGAAACCGCCCGGCACGAACGTCGTCCTCCAGGGCGCGGTTGGTGGCTGCCACGATGCGAACGTCGGCGTGCCGCTCTTTGCTTTCGCCGACGCGCTCGTACGTCTGATCGTTCAAGAAGCGCAGGAGGCGCACCTGGGCATCGGCCGAGAGATCGCCGACCTCGTCGAGGAAGAGCGTTCCACCTTCGGCCTCTTGCACCTTGCCGCGCGCATCGGAGATGGCGCCGGTGAACGCGCCCTTGCGATGGCCGAACAAGGTGCTGTTCATCAGCTCCACCGACAGCGCGGGGCAATTGACGGCGATGAACGGGCCCTCGGCCCGCGGGCTGCGCATCCACACCCAGCGCGCGAGCACGTTCTTGCCCGTACCGCTCTCGCCGCGCAAGAGAACCGGAACGGTGCTCTTGGCCGCGCGGGCCAAAAGCTTCATCACGCTCCAGAACGCGGGGCTCTCCGTCTCGAAGCAATCGTCGTCGGCGCCCGCTTGCTCGAGCCGCACCTGCGCCTCGGCGAGCTTGCGTTTGAGCCGCACCGACTCCAGCGCGCGCCCCACCGCGTGCCGCACCTGGGCCGGCGTAAATGGCTTTGGAAGATAATCCGACGCGCCGCGCTTCATCGCCTCCACCGCCGTCTCGAAGGTGGCGAAGGCCGTGATGACGATGATGGCCGCGTCGGGCTGCCGCCGAAGGAGATCGGGGATGGCCTCGATGCCGGAGTCGGAGCCGAGCCACAAGTCGAGCAGCACCACGTCGAAGCGCGCGCGATCCAGCGCCTCGACCGCCGCCTTCGCGCTGCCCACGCCGAGCACACGCGCGCCATCCGCCTCGAGGCAAAGACGGAGCGACTGACGAACGCCGGGATCGTCGTCGACCACCAACACGGACCAGGATGCGGTCTCCATCCCTTACAGGATAGCGTCCGCGCCCGCGCGCACGTTCCGGCAAATTGCCGGAAGGGCAAGCGAGTCGATCGGGCAATTTGCCGTGACGAAACGCCGCATCCAAAGGCGCGACGGCACCGCTCGTACAGGCGGTTCACGAGCGATCGCGCGCGATTCGCCGGAGATGCGCCAGCGTCGCCCGAGATGCGCCAGCGATGCGCGAGCGATTCGCCCGAGATGCGCGGACGATTCGCCGGAGATACGCGAGCGATTTCGTCGGAGACGCGCGCGCGGATCGCGAGCGCCTTGCGTGCGCGCACCTCGAGCTCGCGTGGCATGGCGATGGCAATTGCCGCCGGGCATCATGACGACCGCCGCCACATTTCAAGAGCAGGTCCTTCGCGTGTGCGCCGACATTCGGGAGCACGCGCACTCGGATACGAGCGCGACGATTGACCTTTCCATCCACGATACGTCCCGTCTGGAGTGGACGGCCATCGTTCCGCTCGACACCCCCGATTACGAGCTCGAGGTCGAGCTCGAGCTGCCCGCGAGCGCGGCCGCCCCCGAGAACCCTTGGACGCACATGCAGTCGCTGGCGCGCCTGGAGGCGAACGAAGCCAATTTGCGCCCCGACGATGGCTCCCTCGACGCGCTCCAGCGCCATGCGGTCGCCGTCGCGTCGCGCCTCGCGTGGTCCAGCGCGGGCTTCACGCGGCACTGCGAGCGCATCATGTCGTTCGCCGATCGGGAGATCCCATCCGGCGCCGCCCACACGCTGATGCTCTGGCTCGACGCAGCCCTCGCCCGCTTCGATCCAACCCGGCGGGAGCTCGCGCGCACGAACGATGCGACCGACGCGACCGACGCGACCGACGCGACCGACGCGGCCGGCGCACCGCGCGCGCGAGGCGTGCGCGGTGCCACCGAGGGATCCGGCGCGCCCGGGATCGACGACGCGCTGGTGCGCGAGCGGGCGCTGGTGGACGAATATTGGAGCGCGCAGCTGGTGCACATGCTGACCTTCGCCGCCCAGTCGCTGGGCGAGGTGCGCCGCGCGCTGCCCCCGCGCGAGGACGTGGAGTCGGCGCTGCGTCCGGTGGAGGGACGCGTGTTCGACGCGCTCGCCCACGAGATGCGCTACCGGCGCGAGAACGGCTACATCGATCTCGAGGACGGCTTGCCCGCGTCCTTGGAGCGCTACATGGCGCGCTCGAGCCTCCTCAAGAAGCACTTTCAAGAGGCGCTCTTTCTCGAGCCCGACGGCTACCGGGTGCACGATCGCCTGCACACGTGGGTCTCGTCGCTGGTGGCCATCGTGGCGGGGATGTGGGCCTTCGTCTGGCAGCTCGTCCTCTTGCGCGATCACTCCGCCACCGCGTCGCGCGTGAGCTGGGGGTTGCTCGTCGTTTCGATCTTTGCAGGATGCATCTATGCCACGCGCGAGCGCATCAAGGAGGTCGGCCGCGCCTGGATCGAGGGCCGGGTGCATCGGTTCTACGCGCATCGGGTGGCGCGCTATCGGGCGCCCGCGCGCATGCTGCCGGGTCGCGACGTCCTGGTGAGCGCGCGCGAGTCGTTCGATCGAACCGACATCGCGCGCCCGGACGCGGCGGACGAAGGCGCCGATGTGGCGCTGGTCGCGCAGCGGCACACGGCGCTGCGCTTCGTGCACCGCGGAAAATTGCGCTCGGTCGATGCGGCGCGAAAGCTCGGCGCGACCGCCGTGCGCGAGCTCTTTCGCTACGATCTCTCGCCGCTCTTTCAGCAGCTGCACGACGAGGTCAAGCCGGTGGCGCTGCTCGACACGAAGCGGCGCGCCGTGCGCCTGGCCGGCGCCCCGCGTCTCTACCGTCTGCCGGTGCGGGTCACGCTCACCTTGGGATCGCGCCGCCGGGCACGGGTGCGCGAGCTCACGGCCGTGGTCGTCGTCGGCAAGAAGGGGCTGGTGCGCGTCGAGCGCCCATCGGGCGGGACGATTTTTTGATCGAGCCGTGACAACTCCGGCGCCCTGACTCCAAGGGTCTCGTGCACGTAGCACGGAGGAGCGAACGATGCGGATGGTTCCCGTAGGAACACTGCTGATCATGGGTCTGTCCATCGCGAGCGGCTGCCTCACGCGGAAGGTCGGCTCCCTCACGCCGGACACCACCGAGAGCTTCACGCGGATGGTGCGCACCACCGCGGTGGACAAGGTCGATCTCCTGTTCATGATCGACAACTCCCGCTCGATGGGGGACAAGCAGAACTACCTCAAGTCCGCGATCCCCGATCTTCTGAACCGCCTCGTCACCCCCAACTGCGTCGACGAGAACGATCCCAACGAGATCCTCGGCGTCTCCCGCGACAACGGGGTGTGCCCCGCGGGGGCGAAGGTGGAGTTCCCGCCCGTGCGCAACATGCACATTGGGGTGGTCACGTCCTCGCTCGGCTCGAGGCTGGGGCTCCTGGACGAGTGCAACCCCGACCAAGCTCTCTCCAATGGGCTGAACGCGCACAACGACGATCGGGGTCACTTGATCAACCGCGCGACGGCCGCGGAGACCCCGGTCGCGACCATGCAGCCGTCGAACTTTCTCGCCTGGTTTCCGAAGGTGCCGGACAACGCGACGAAGAGCCCCGGCCCCGGCGCCGTGCCCTTCGACGATGCCGCCAAGTTGCAGCAGCAGTTCCAAGACGTGGTGGCCGGGGTGAGCCAGTTTGGGTGCGGCATCGAATCGCAGCTCGAGAGTTGGTACCGGTTCCTCGTTCAGCCGGATCCTTACGAGAGCTTGGCGATCGACAAGGAGCCGGACGGTACGGAGCGCGCGAAGTGGGTGGGCGTGGATTCGACCATCATCAAGCAGCGCCACGATTTTCTGCGGCCGGATTCCCTGGTGGCCGTCATCGTGCTCAGCGACGAGAACGACTCCGAAATCGATGTGCGAGCCTTCCACGGCACCGCGTTTCACTTCATGCAACCGGTGGGCTCCCCGCGCGGGAGCTACACCCCCGGCCGGGGCACCGCTCCTTGCGAAGCGCACCCGGAGGATCCCGCGTGCACGGCGTGCGACTTCCTGAGCGCCGAACGCAGGGCGGCCGACCCGAGTTGCCGGAAGGGCCCGTATACGAGCAACGACGACTGGGGGGCCAACATGAACCTCCGGCACGTGCACACCAAGGCCAAGTACGGCGCCGATCCGCAGTTTCCCATTTCGCGTTACGTGACCGGGCTCACCTCCCCCCGCATCCCCGATCGCACGGGCGAATATCCAAAGCTCGGCAACTACGTCGGGCAACCCAATTGCCAAAATCCGCTATTCGCCGCGTCGCTCCCGGACGGGAGCGATCTTTCGCCCCAGGCGCTCTGCAATCTTCCTCCTGGCTCGCGAACCACGGACCTGATCTTTTACGCGCACATCGGCGGCGTACCGCACGCGCTCTTGCACTTCGATCCCAACGACGCAGAAAAGAGCCGGCTGACCGACGCGGACTGGACGAAGATCCTGGGCCGCGATCCGCTTGGCTACGACTACACGGGGATCGATCCGCACATGATCGAGTCGTACGAGCCTCGCCCCGGGGTGGGGCACCCCGAGACCGAGGCCGGCAACGGGGCGGATCCCGTGCACGGGCGCGAGTGGATCACCAACGCGCGGGGCAGCGTCGACCGGCAGTTCGCGTGCACCTTCGAGACGCCGGAGATCGACTGCACCAAGCCCGAGAACGGGGACATTTGCGATTGCCCCAAGTCGGCAGAGGACGCGGCGAAGATCCCCGCCTCCCAGCGTCCACCGCTGTGCAAGCCGGGCGATCCGACCAAACAGATCCGCGCCAAAGCGTATCCGACCATTCGCGAGCTGCTGGTCGCCCGGCTCATGGGGCGACGAGGTGTGGTCGCGTCGATTTGCCCCGAGCACGTGCGGGAGGAGTCGCCCAACGATCCGCGCTATGGGTACCGCCCGGCGGTGGCGAGCATCGTCGATCGGCTGAAGGACGCGTTCCTGACCCAGTGCGTGCCGCGAAAGCTCTCCGTGCAAAACGAACAGGTGCTCTGCCATCTGCTCGAGACCTTGCCGGAGCCCGGCGATCAAGGCGCGTGCGACAACCCCGCCAAGGGGCTCCGGCAGCCCGATCCGGGGGTGCTGTCGCAGTTCCTCGATGAAAAGGTGAAGGAGTGGGAGCGCGGGGGCGGCGCGAAGTCCGGGCTCCCCCATCCGCGCACCTTGCCGGTGTGCGAGATCGTTCAATTGCCCGCGCTCCAGGATTGCTCCAAGTCGGACTCCGACCACGCCGGCTGGTGCTACGTCGAAGGCGGCAAAAGCAGCGAGAGCAGCCGCTGCGCGCAGGCGATCCTCTTTTCGAAGAAGGCCAAGGCGCCCTCTGGCGCCGTCGTCGATATGCAGTGCCTCGTTCTCGCGGACGAGGACGCAGGCGCCAAGGACGCAGGCGTGAAGGACGCAGGCGCCAAGTGAAGGTGCTCGGTGGGGATCGCGGGCGGGTCGCGCTTGCGGCGTTCGCGTGGCTCCTTGCGCTGCTCGGCGCGGCGCCGGCGTGCCGCGATCGGCGCGATCCGGAGAGCGGCGCGGTGCCTCCTGCGGCGGGTCCCGTCAACGCGCTGGCGGTGCCGAGCGAAACGATCCTGGCGGCGGTGAATCCGCAGGGCCTCGGCGCGTACCAGGGCCCCGTCGGTGTCATCGAGGGGACGATCGCCGTGCGCGGCGACCTGCCGCCCGTGGCCACCGAGGGCGACTACCGTGCGTGCCCGCAGGCCAAGGAGCTCGATGCGCCCCTCTTTCGCGAGGGGGCGCCGCTCGCGCATCGGCCGGGGGCGCGGGCGCTCGCCGACGCGGTGGTGGCCGTCACCGGCTACGACGGGTTCTATGTGCCCGAGCGCGCGGAATCGAAGCGCATCGTCTTCGAAAAAGGGTGCGCCTTTTCATCCCGCGCCGTGACCCTCACCTTCGGACAGCGCCTCGAGATCGCCAATGCATCGCACATCGTTCTGGCCCCCGCCTTCGACCAAGCGCCCAACCCCGCGCTGATGGTCGCGGCGCCCGCGGGGCGCGGGGATCCCGTCCACCTCTACCCTCCCCGCCCCGGCTACTTCACGTTGCGCGATCGCATGGGGAGCGACTTCGTCAAGCTCGACGTCTACGTGCTGCTGCAGCCGCTCCACACGGTGAGCGCCGCCGACGGCTCGTACCGCATCGAGGGCGTCCCCGCCGGGGTTCGCACCATCCACGCGCGCCTCGCAGCCATCGGCGAGACCGAAACGACCGTGGACGTGCGCCCTGGCATCGTCCACACCGTGGACCTAACCCTCGCGTACCACCGCGAGCCGCACACGCCGCGCCGCTGACGCACACGCCGCTAAACGCGCACGCCGCGCCGCCAAACGCGCGCGCCGCGCCAGCAGCTACGCCGCCATTCCGGCCGAGGCCCGCTCGGCGATCCGGCTCGCTGCGAGGCGGGCAATCGCCATGATCGAGTGCTGCGGGTTGACCCCGAGGTTCGTCGGAAAGAGGCTCGAGTCGACCACGTAAAGGCGCTCGGTGCCGTGCACGGCGAAGTTCAAGCCCACGGCGCTGGAGCGCGGATCGGGGCCCATGCGGGCGGCGCCGAAGAGGTGGGTCGCGATGAACGAGTAGGCCCGCGGATCGAGGGGGCCTTCGGCGATCAGCTTGATGTCGGCGCGCGACGTCAGCACCGACGGAACGCCGTGGATGCCGGGCCAGATCTCGCGCGCCCCCGCGTCGAAGAGCAGCTCGGCGATGGTGGTGCACGCCGTGCGCGTCGCGACCATGTCCGCGTCGGTCAGGGTGAGACGAACGCGGGCGCCGCCGCCCCACGCGGGGCGCACGGTTCCTTGCGCTTGCGAGCGCACTTGCGCCGCCCAGATGGCGATGTTCCCGTAGTCGGCCAGCCGGTTCGTGAGCTCCGCCCCGGCGCCGGGCAGGCGCGCGGCCACCAGCTCGGGCGGCAGCGCGATGGTCTCGAGCTTGAACCGATGCGAGCGTCGAAAATGGATGCTCTCGGCCCCTTGCGTGGCGCCGAACTCCATCCGAATCGGCGTGTCGAACCTCCCCGCGAGCCCCAGGCCCGGGTGGATCTGGAAATGTTCGCCCAGCGCCATGGCGCGTACCCCGCTCCGCTGCAGGATCACCGGCGTCTGCACGGTGCTGGCGGCGAGCACCACCCCCTTGCGCGCCGTGAGCGTGATGCGGCGGTTGGTGGCCCTCCATGGATCGGAGCTGGTGCTGCGGCCCTGGATGCCCACCGCGCGGCCGAAGCGGCAGAGGACCTCGTCGACCCGGCAGGACGTGAAGATGCGGGCGCCGCGCTTCAAGGCGGCGGGCACGTAGGTCACGCTCATCCCGCGCTTGGCCGCGGTGGGGCAGCCGTTGAAACAGCGCGCGCTGCCGCGGCAGCCGTTGTCGTAGCGGTGCATCCGGCCCGCTTGGTAGTTGCGGGTGCGCGCGTGCTGGAGGAAAAGTCCGTTGTTGTTCCCCAGCACGTCGAGCTCCACGGCTTGCACGTGCAGATCGCGCTCGAGGGTCGCGAAGTGCGGCTCGAGCTCGCGCATGGTCAATGTCTTGCCGAGACCGAAGCGGGCGGCCCAGTCGTCGAGCACGTCCTCGGGCGTGCGCCAGGCGATGGCCGAGTTGATGACCGTGCTCCCGCCCACGCACCGGCCCTGCAAGAGCGGCAAGAAGCTGCGCCCCTCGATGGCCTGCATGGCGCTGTCGCGAAGCATGCGGCGGAGGGCGCCGTGCACGTCCTCGCCGAACTCACGCGTCTTGACCCACGGGCCCTCCTCCACGATGGCCACCGAGTGCCCGGCCGACACCAAGGTGTGCGCCGCCACCGCGCCGGCCGCGCCCGAGCCGACCACGATGAAGTCGAAGACGTCTTTGACGTCGCGCGTGAGGCGCTCTCCATCGACCACCGCGCCCTCCGGCAGATCGTCGTCGGGGAAGCGAATCGGATCAAGCGACGGACTGCTCATCGTGCGCCTCCTCGCCCTCGTGCGGCTCCTCGTGCTCGTCGTGCTCATCGTGCTCGCCCCCCGCGGCCGCCGGCTTGCGACCGACGCCGATGAGGCGGGTGCCGGATTGGTTGACCTCGGGGATCGTGCGGGGCGTGGCCGCCAAGATGGCCTCGCGCACCGCGGGTGCGCCGGCGTAGAGGACGGCGCCCACGGCCTTGAGCAGCATCACCAGCTGCCGCACCACGTAAATGGGGCTCGTGAGCAGGTTCCGGATGACGGTCGCGCGCGAGCTCTCGTCGAGCGACGCGATGGTGGCGAAGCGATGAAGCACGAACAGGGGCGCCAGCGCGACCAGCCAGATGGCCAGGCGCAGCCCCAGCGCGGAGCGGAACGGGACACGACTGCGTGTTTCGGCGAGGTAGCTTTCGAGATCGAGGTCGCAGATCCCGAGGGGGAGCCGTTCGCTCGACCCCGACGGGAAGATGGCGCCGAACGCAGCGTGCGCCCAGCGCATTTCCATACGACTCAGTCTCCTCATGCTCTCCCCCTCGCGCCGGCGGTGGGATCGCCACGCCGACCAGACGCCCCTGACGACTTGGATGCAGACCTCGCCCCGCCGGCACCGGAGTACGAGTCGTCTTCTGTGGTCGCCGAGCGCTTACTGGCCCCCGACTTGGGCCCCGCTTCGCCGTGCCGCGCTTGCCACGCGACGTCCGCCGCCTCCAGCAGCTGCTTCAAGGTGTCCCGCGCGGCCACGGGATCGCCGGCGCGGATGAGTCCGATGATCAGGGGGTAGAACGCCAGCGTATCCTCGGGCCGATCGTAGAGCTCCGCCACGAGGCCCGGCTGTTCGTCGGGGAAGCGCGCGAAGGTGTTGAGCAAGAGCTCCAGCCCGATGTTGCGGGTGGCGCGGAGCACGGCGCGCTCGAACGCAATGTCACCGCGCGCGAAGGCAACGCGGTCCACCACGCGGCCCTCTTGCTCGCGGGCGCGCTGCTCGAGCGCCTCCAGATCGGCCGCCGTATGGCGCTTGGCCGCCAGGCCAATGGCCTCCGAGGCCACGATTCGCCGCACCTCGAGCATGGCGGTGAGCAGCTCCCGCCCCGCGCGTCCCTTCACGAAACCTTCTTTGGACCAGTTGGAGCCGATGAGGGTGGCCAGCGCCTCCAGCCCCGCGCGCTCCCGCCACGAGGCGACCACGGTACCGGCGCCATGGCGGGTGACGATGAAGCCCAGCGCCTCCAGCCGCGCCAGGGCGGCCCGCAAGGTGAGGCGGTTGACCCCGAGCGCCAGCGCGAACTCGCGCTCCGACGGCAAGCGCGATCCCGCGGCCAAACGGCCCGACAAGATCTCGTCCTGCAGCCGATCGGCGACCGCGTCCACGACGCTCGAGCGCGCGATGGGACCGATGGCGGCCAACGTTTCCAACGGAGACGAAGCGGCCGGGGGCGATGCAGCTGGCCGACGTGTGCGCATATCGAGTCCTCGACTGGTTCAACCAGTTAAGCACCTTTGGATCCCATCGGCAAACCGCGGCCCCCCTCCGGGACGTCGTTTGGCCCATGCACGCCGGAAAAAAGGCCGTTAGATTCGCAATATGATCGATCTCCGCAGCGACACGGTGACCCGACCCACCCCAGGCATGCGCCAGGCGATCGCCCACGCGGAGGTCGGAGACGACGTCT contains these protein-coding regions:
- a CDS encoding GMC family oxidoreductase — its product is MSSPSLDPIRFPDDDLPEGAVVDGERLTRDVKDVFDFIVVGSGAAGAVAAHTLVSAGHSVAIVEEGPWVKTREFGEDVHGALRRMLRDSAMQAIEGRSFLPLLQGRCVGGSTVINSAIAWRTPEDVLDDWAARFGLGKTLTMRELEPHFATLERDLHVQAVELDVLGNNNGLFLQHARTRNYQAGRMHRYDNGCRGSARCFNGCPTAAKRGMSVTYVPAALKRGARIFTSCRVDEVLCRFGRAVGIQGRSTSSDPWRATNRRITLTARKGVVLAASTVQTPVILQRSGVRAMALGEHFQIHPGLGLAGRFDTPIRMEFGATQGAESIHFRRSHRFKLETIALPPELVAARLPGAGAELTNRLADYGNIAIWAAQVRSQAQGTVRPAWGGGARVRLTLTDADMVATRTACTTIAELLFDAGAREIWPGIHGVPSVLTSRADIKLIAEGPLDPRAYSFIATHLFGAARMGPDPRSSAVGLNFAVHGTERLYVVDSSLFPTNLGVNPQHSIMAIARLAASRIAERASAGMAA
- a CDS encoding GntR family transcriptional regulator codes for the protein METLAAIGPIARSSVVDAVADRLQDEILSGRLAAGSRLPSEREFALALGVNRLTLRAALARLEALGFIVTRHGAGTVVASWRERAGLEALATLIGSNWSKEGFVKGRAGRELLTAMLEVRRIVASEAIGLAAKRHTAADLEALEQRAREQEGRVVDRVAFARGDIAFERAVLRATRNIGLELLLNTFARFPDEQPGLVAELYDRPEDTLAFYPLIIGLIRAGDPVAARDTLKQLLEAADVAWQARHGEAGPKSGASKRSATTEDDSYSGAGGARSASKSSGASGRRGDPTAGARGRA
- a CDS encoding tetraspanin family protein, producing the protein MTTAATFQEQVLRVCADIREHAHSDTSATIDLSIHDTSRLEWTAIVPLDTPDYELEVELELPASAAAPENPWTHMQSLARLEANEANLRPDDGSLDALQRHAVAVASRLAWSSAGFTRHCERIMSFADREIPSGAAHTLMLWLDAALARFDPTRRELARTNDATDATDATDATDAAGAPRARGVRGATEGSGAPGIDDALVRERALVDEYWSAQLVHMLTFAAQSLGEVRRALPPREDVESALRPVEGRVFDALAHEMRYRRENGYIDLEDGLPASLERYMARSSLLKKHFQEALFLEPDGYRVHDRLHTWVSSLVAIVAGMWAFVWQLVLLRDHSATASRVSWGLLVVSIFAGCIYATRERIKEVGRAWIEGRVHRFYAHRVARYRAPARMLPGRDVLVSARESFDRTDIARPDAADEGADVALVAQRHTALRFVHRGKLRSVDAARKLGATAVRELFRYDLSPLFQQLHDEVKPVALLDTKRRAVRLAGAPRLYRLPVRVTLTLGSRRRARVRELTAVVVVGKKGLVRVERPSGGTIF
- a CDS encoding sigma-54 dependent transcriptional regulator codes for the protein METASWSVLVVDDDPGVRQSLRLCLEADGARVLGVGSAKAAVEALDRARFDVVLLDLWLGSDSGIEAIPDLLRRQPDAAIIVITAFATFETAVEAMKRGASDYLPKPFTPAQVRHAVGRALESVRLKRKLAEAQVRLEQAGADDDCFETESPAFWSVMKLLARAAKSTVPVLLRGESGTGKNVLARWVWMRSPRAEGPFIAVNCPALSVELMNSTLFGHRKGAFTGAISDARGKVQEAEGGTLFLDEVGDLSADAQVRLLRFLNDQTYERVGESKERHADVRIVAATNRALEDDVRAGRFREDLLFRLNVVTLTLPPVRERREDVPGLVKYYLERAKLRQHRPELAISEASERAIAAHPWPGNLRELRNAVERAVILSPGPRIEPEDLGIPEAADPNEPGARGGGGAGEVALGADVSLEALEREHIARVIARAPTLEASAKILGIDSTTLQRKRKRYGLT
- a CDS encoding carboxypeptidase-like regulatory domain-containing protein; this encodes MKVLGGDRGRVALAAFAWLLALLGAAPACRDRRDPESGAVPPAAGPVNALAVPSETILAAVNPQGLGAYQGPVGVIEGTIAVRGDLPPVATEGDYRACPQAKELDAPLFREGAPLAHRPGARALADAVVAVTGYDGFYVPERAESKRIVFEKGCAFSSRAVTLTFGQRLEIANASHIVLAPAFDQAPNPALMVAAPAGRGDPVHLYPPRPGYFTLRDRMGSDFVKLDVYVLLQPLHTVSAADGSYRIEGVPAGVRTIHARLAAIGETETTVDVRPGIVHTVDLTLAYHREPHTPRR